Genomic DNA from Pelosinus sp. UFO1:
AGTGGACAGTAAGATAGCTGTAGGGGCGAGTTTTTCAGTGGTAGAGTCAGTGAAAGCAGTATCTGATATTTATGCACCTATTGGTGGTGTGATTGTGGAAGTAAATGAGACGCTTACTGATGCACCAGAAATTATGAATGAAGATCCTTACGGCGAGGGTTGGCTGGTAGTCATCGAAATAGCCGATCCAGCAGACTTGAACCAACTACTTAGTAGTGACGAGTATGAAAAATTAATAGCTGAGGGAGGTCATTAAAATGGGGTGGAGCTATTTACCTCATACTTACGAAGACCGACGTGCCATGCTTGCTGCCATTGGTGTAGAGAAAGTGGAAGATCTTTTTAATGATATTCCAACCCATCTATTATTTAATCGCCCACTACAGTTACCTGCTCCCATGTCGGAGCTGAATTTGATAAACTACCTTCATAAATTAGCTGGGGTAAATGCTAATCTCCAGGAATATACTTGTTTTCTAGGTGCAGGGGCTTATGATCACTACATACCAAGTGTGATTGACCATGTAATAAGACGTTCTGAGTTTTATACAGCTTACACTCAATATCAGCCAGAGATCTCCCAAGGATACTTGCAAGCATTATGGGAATACCAAAGTATGATCTGCCAGTTAACAGGGATGGAAGTCTCCAATGCTTCCATGTATGACGGTGGTACCGCCTTAGCCGAGGCGGCAATGATGGCATGTAACGTCACAGATCGCAGTGAAGTGCTGGTAGTAAGCACAGTGCATCCTCATTACCGCACTGTGCTCACTACGTACGGAACGGATTGGGGATATAAAACAACAGAGATTGGTTATACAGATGGTACTGTGAATAGGGAAGAACTCACACAATTAATGAGCAAAAATATCGCTGCTGTCATCATTCAATCACCTAATTTTTTCGGGTGTATTGAAGATATAAAAAAAATTGCTGACCTTACTCATGCAGAGGGAGCATTGCTTATCGTAGCTGGCGATCCTATTTCCTTAGGTATTTTAGAAGCACCTGGTGTACTTGGTGCCGATATCGTAGTTGGTGAAGGCCAGTCTATGGGATTAGCAACTGCTTTTGGTGGTCCTTATCTGGGTTTTTTTGCTGCTAATGAGAAACTGATGCGCAAGATGCCTGGTCGTATTGTGGGGCAGACCGTGGACCATGATGGTAATCGAGGATTCGTGTTAACTTTACAGGCAAGGGAACAGCATATACGTAGGGAAAAGGCGACTTCAAATATCTGCTCCAATGAAGCTTTGTGCGCCTTAACAGCTGCTGTATATTTGAGTGCTGTTGGTAAAGAGGGTCTGCGTCAGGTAGCCGAATTATCACTGCAAAAATCTCACTACGCATGCCGTGAGCTGACAAAACTAGAAGGATTCACCTCTGTATTTGGGGCAAGTTATTTTAAAGAATTTATTATACGTTGTCCAAAATCCATCGCTCAAATCAATGAAGAATTACTACAGGAAAAAATGATTGGTGGATTGGACCTTGGTATTTATTATCCAGAACTTAAAAACTGCATGCTATTGTGTGTAACAGAAAACAGGACGCAGGACGATATTAACCAATTGGTAAAGAAATTGGGGGCGATAGTATGAGAAAAACTAAATCCTTGATTTTTGAAATAGGGAAAGAAGGTCGCTGTGCCATAGATATGTCAAAATGTGATGTACCAGAAGAAGCCATTACATCACTAATACCCCGAGAATTCTTACGAAAAAATCCTGCGGCCCTGCCAGAAGTCAGTCAACTAGATTTAATGCGTCATTATACAGAACTGTCTGAACGGAATTTTGGTGTAGATTCAGGCTTTTATCCATTAGGTTCGTGCACCATGAAGTATAACCCAAAAGTGAATGAAGATATCGCCCGTTATCCTGGATTTGCTTTATTGCATCCTTTGCAGCAGCCTGAAACAGTGCAGGGCGCCTTAGAACTGTTATATAACATGGAACAGTATCTTGCTGAGATTGCAGGAATGGATGCTGTTACCATGCAGCCAGTTGCAGGTGCTCATGGTGAATTGACCGGATTAAAGCTGATTCGGGCCTATCATCGGCGCAATGGGGAAGCGCGAAACAAAGTTATCGTGCCTGACTCGGCTCATGGCACCAATCCTGCATCAGCTGCCGTATGTGGGATGGAAATCGTGGAAATAAAATCAAATGAAGATGGATCTATCAATTTAGAAGCACTCCGCAGAGCAGTAGGACCAGATACGGCTGCCCTCATGTTGACTAATCCAAGCACCTTGGGATTGTTCGAAACCAATATTCAAGAAATTGCTAGCATTGTCCATAATGCGGGTGGACTGTTATATTATGATGGGGCTAATGCCAATGCCATTTTGGGGATTGTTAGGCCTGGAGATATGGGCTTTGATGTTGTCCATTTTAATCTTCATAAGACCTTCGGTACACCACATGGGGGTGGTGGTCCAGGCTCAGGACCTGTAGGTGTAAAGCGTAGCCTTGCCCCATTTTTACCTACCCCTGTGCTCACTTTTGATGGAAGTAAATATGACCTAGATCATAATCGTCCACTGTCTATTGGCAAGGTACATTCTTTCTATGGTAATTTTGGGATTATTGTTCGTGCCTACGCTTATATCCGTGCTTTAGGTCCAGATGGATTGCGCCAAGCCAGTCAAGATGCTGTAATGAATGCCAATTACTGTTTGACCCAGTTGCGGCAACAGTACCATGCTCCTTTTACTCGTTTTTGTATGCATGAATGTATCTTAACATCCAAGGAACAAACTC
This window encodes:
- the gcvPB gene encoding aminomethyl-transferring glycine dehydrogenase subunit GcvPB encodes the protein MRKTKSLIFEIGKEGRCAIDMSKCDVPEEAITSLIPREFLRKNPAALPEVSQLDLMRHYTELSERNFGVDSGFYPLGSCTMKYNPKVNEDIARYPGFALLHPLQQPETVQGALELLYNMEQYLAEIAGMDAVTMQPVAGAHGELTGLKLIRAYHRRNGEARNKVIVPDSAHGTNPASAAVCGMEIVEIKSNEDGSINLEALRRAVGPDTAALMLTNPSTLGLFETNIQEIASIVHNAGGLLYYDGANANAILGIVRPGDMGFDVVHFNLHKTFGTPHGGGGPGSGPVGVKRSLAPFLPTPVLTFDGSKYDLDHNRPLSIGKVHSFYGNFGIIVRAYAYIRALGPDGLRQASQDAVMNANYCLTQLRQQYHAPFTRFCMHECILTSKEQTQYGIRTLDIAKRLLDYGYHPPTIYFPMIVEEALMIEPTDTESKETLDGFIAVMRKIAQEAKEDQSLIKSAPSTTVVGRLDETLAARKPVVRWKE
- the gcvH gene encoding glycine cleavage system protein GcvH; amino-acid sequence: MKTPVELKYSRDHEWVKIEGTRARVGITDYAQSQLGDVVFVEVPTVDSKIAVGASFSVVESVKAVSDIYAPIGGVIVEVNETLTDAPEIMNEDPYGEGWLVVIEIADPADLNQLLSSDEYEKLIAEGGH
- the gcvPA gene encoding aminomethyl-transferring glycine dehydrogenase subunit GcvPA encodes the protein MGWSYLPHTYEDRRAMLAAIGVEKVEDLFNDIPTHLLFNRPLQLPAPMSELNLINYLHKLAGVNANLQEYTCFLGAGAYDHYIPSVIDHVIRRSEFYTAYTQYQPEISQGYLQALWEYQSMICQLTGMEVSNASMYDGGTALAEAAMMACNVTDRSEVLVVSTVHPHYRTVLTTYGTDWGYKTTEIGYTDGTVNREELTQLMSKNIAAVIIQSPNFFGCIEDIKKIADLTHAEGALLIVAGDPISLGILEAPGVLGADIVVGEGQSMGLATAFGGPYLGFFAANEKLMRKMPGRIVGQTVDHDGNRGFVLTLQAREQHIRREKATSNICSNEALCALTAAVYLSAVGKEGLRQVAELSLQKSHYACRELTKLEGFTSVFGASYFKEFIIRCPKSIAQINEELLQEKMIGGLDLGIYYPELKNCMLLCVTENRTQDDINQLVKKLGAIV